A genomic window from Peromyscus maniculatus bairdii isolate BWxNUB_F1_BW_parent chromosome 1, HU_Pman_BW_mat_3.1, whole genome shotgun sequence includes:
- the LOC102920030 gene encoding olfactory receptor 226-like gives MSNCNNTLVTEFILLGFPELCHLRGLLFGLFLVIYVVTVLENLVIVGTISASRQLHIPMYFFLANLSVLETLYTTVTVPKLLAGLLAGAKAISFSGCLTQLFLFLSLGSSECFLLSTMACDRYLAICRPLHYPAIMDSRLCLHLALSAWLGGFLASFVSTALISRLRFCGPNALNHFFCDVSPLLQLSCSDTTAIEMLDFVAALAVLATSLMVTSVSYARILATVLRIPGGAGRRKAFSTCASHLVVVSIFYTTTTFMYARPHAISSFDLNKLVSVIYSVVTPLLNPIIYCLRNRDIREALTKLLQTPRFS, from the coding sequence ATGAGCAACTGCAACAACACTTTGGTGACCGAGTTCATTCTTCTGGGTTTCCCAGAGCTGTGCCACCTACGAGGGCTGCTCTTTGGGTTATTCCTAGTCATCTATGTGGTGACCGTCCTAGAGAACTTGGTCATTGTGGGCACCATCAGCGCTAGCCGGCAGCTACACatacccatgtacttcttcctggcCAACCTGTCTGTGCTGGAAACCCTCTACACCACAGTCACAGTGCCCAAGCTGCTTGCTGGTCTCCTGGCAGGGGCAAAAGCCATCTCCTTCTCAGGGTGCCTCACCCAGCTGTTCCTCTTTCTTTCACTGGGCTCCTCCGAATGCTTCTTATTATCTACCATGGCCTGTGACCGGTACCTGGCCATCTGCCGCCCACTGCATTACCCAGCCATTATGGATTCAAGGCTGTGCCTACATCTGGCTCTCAGTGCCTGGCTCGGGGGCTTCTTGGCCTCCTTTGTGTCCACGGCTCTCATCTCCCGCCTCAGGTTCTGCGGCCCCAATGCCCTCAACCACTTCTTCTGTGATGTCTCACCCCTGCTGCAACTGTCCTGCTCGGACACCACTGCCATTGAAATGCTGGACTTTGTGGCAGCTCTGGCAGTCCTTGCCACCTCTCTGATGGTGACCTCAGTCTCCTATGCTCGCATCCTTGCCACGGTCCTGAGGATTCCAGGAGGAGCAGGCCGCAGGAAGGCTTTCTCCACGTGTGCCTCCCACTTGGTGGTAGTCTCAATCTTctataccaccaccaccttcatGTACGCCCGGCCTCATGCCATAAGCTCCTTCGACCTCAACAAGCTGGTGTCTGTGATCTACTCGGTAGTGACTCCCCTGCTGAACCCTATAATCTACTGCCTGAGGAATCGTGACATCAGGGAGGCGCTCACCAAGCTCCTCCAGACCCCCAGGTTCTCCTGA